A section of the Flaviflexus equikiangi genome encodes:
- a CDS encoding type II toxin-antitoxin system PemK/MazF family toxin produces MALIDRAMRIAASFFTPKPAGRQQSRPTARDAHARSGLTLNPNDVPVEYSIEKHGMPRFSYEPFPDSDADPGEVVWTWVPYEDDPAQGKDRPVLVLARDGETVIIAQMTSQDHTSTSISREDHLGRVWMEMGSGDWDRQGRPSEVRIDRLLAVHKDAIRREGGKLDKTRFTRITDAIGSFHAR; encoded by the coding sequence GTGGCTCTTATCGACCGAGCAATGAGGATCGCCGCATCCTTCTTCACACCGAAGCCTGCAGGGAGGCAGCAGAGCCGTCCCACTGCGCGGGACGCACACGCCCGCAGCGGGCTCACGCTCAACCCCAATGACGTCCCGGTCGAGTACTCGATCGAGAAGCATGGCATGCCGCGTTTCTCGTACGAGCCGTTCCCTGACAGCGATGCCGATCCGGGAGAGGTTGTCTGGACGTGGGTACCGTACGAGGACGATCCCGCGCAGGGGAAGGACCGTCCCGTCCTCGTGCTCGCACGCGACGGAGAGACCGTCATCATCGCCCAGATGACATCCCAGGATCACACGAGCACCAGCATCAGCCGCGAAGACCACCTGGGACGGGTGTGGATGGAGATGGGGAGCGGTGACTGGGACCGTCAGGGCCGGCCCTCCGAGGTTCGGATCGACAGGCTTCTGGCCGTCCACAAGGACGCGATCCGCCGCGAAGGCGGAAAACTCGATAAGACGAGATTCACACGGATCACCGACGCTATCGGTTCGTTTCACGCACGCTAA
- the rpsT gene encoding 30S ribosomal protein S20: MANIKSQKKRNLTNEKRRVRNQAYKAELKTYVRKVRAAVTAGNKEEATAALGVAGRKLDKAASKGVIHKNQAAQRKSKLAKAVSKIDA, from the coding sequence GTGGCAAATATTAAGTCGCAGAAGAAGCGCAACCTCACCAACGAGAAGCGCCGTGTCCGTAACCAGGCATACAAGGCCGAGCTGAAGACCTACGTCCGTAAGGTTCGCGCTGCCGTTACCGCTGGCAACAAGGAAGAGGCCACCGCGGCTCTCGGCGTCGCCGGTCGCAAGCTCGACAAGGCCGCGTCCAAGGGTGTCATCCACAAGAACCAGGCAGCCCAGCGCAAGTCCAAGCTTGCCAAGGCTGTGTCGAAGATCGACGCTTAA
- a CDS encoding PH domain-containing protein: MGLPRKYLGQDEVVIRHMHSHVKELFLAGIIAVLLIAAVIAAYVFIPDSAQPWGTLAVVGVSIILAIWKILIPWLTWLTDTYTITSRRIITRTGIIAKNGHDIPLARISNVAYEHDLIDRIFGCGTLILETSADNPLRLHDIPHVEKVHVELTELLFNSDQSDEY, translated from the coding sequence ATGGGACTACCACGCAAATACTTGGGTCAGGACGAAGTCGTGATCCGTCACATGCACAGCCACGTCAAGGAGCTGTTTCTCGCCGGGATCATCGCCGTTCTCCTGATCGCCGCGGTGATCGCCGCCTATGTCTTCATTCCGGACTCGGCCCAGCCGTGGGGCACTCTCGCCGTCGTCGGCGTATCGATCATTCTTGCGATCTGGAAGATACTGATCCCGTGGCTGACATGGTTGACCGATACGTACACGATCACGTCGCGACGCATCATCACCCGCACCGGGATCATCGCGAAGAACGGACACGATATTCCTCTCGCCCGGATCTCCAATGTGGCGTACGAGCATGATCTCATCGACCGGATCTTCGGCTGCGGCACCCTGATCCTCGAGACCTCGGCCGACAATCCGCTCCGTCTCCACGACATTCCTCACGTCGAGAAGGTTCACGTCGAGCTGACCGAACTCCTCTTCAACTCAGATCAGTCCGACGAGTATTAG